The following is a genomic window from Desulfosoma caldarium.
GATAATCCCGACGCCTTTTTGTGCGACAAGGACCGCGTGAACCGAACGGCTCTCATCGCCTCGGCCATGGCCGGATATCAAGGACGGCTCGTCGTGCGCTTGGGGACCACGGTCTCTAAGAATCTCGAAGGCCGTGGCTTTGTCCACCGCCTTCTGCAGTATTGGAGCATTCGGCATCTGTACACCAGGGCTTATGCCGTCGCGGTGCCTTCTCAGGGCGCGGCCGAAGATCTGCACACCATCGCGTCGTTCCCCCAGGGCTTCGTTCGTGTGCTACCTTCTCCGGTGGTTTCCGACACCATCCATGCTTTGAGTCGTGAGCCCATTGATCATCCGTGGTTCGCTTCCAATGCGGCTCCGGTCATCCTGGGTGCGGGAGAGCTGTGTGAGCGAAAAGACTTTGCCACTTTGCTTCGCGCCTTTGCCGCGCTCAGCCGTCACACCGACAGCCGATTGGTGATTCTCGGCAAAGGAAAAAAACGACGGGCTCTGGAAAAACTCGCCCACGACTTGGGGATCGCCGATCGCGTGTGGTTTCCGGGCTTCGTTGACAATCCTTATGCTTACATGGCCAAGGCTCGCCTGTTTGTGCTCTCCTCCACCTGTGAAGGCCTTCCCGTGGTGCTCATGGAAGCCCTGGCCCTGGGCACACCCGTGGTTTCCACCGATTGTCCCAGTGGCCCTCGGGAGATTCTGGATCACGGACGCTACGGCCCTTTGGTCCCCGTCAAGTCGCCGGTCCAATTGGCCCAGGCCATGGCCCGTGTCCTGGCTCACCCACCCAGCAAAGAAACGCTCATGGGCGCCGTGGCACGCTACCATATTCAATCCGCCACCGACGCCTATTTACAGCTCTTGGGATATTCGGGGTCCCTTTCGATTTGATATGAGGAAAGAGTTCGTGAGCACGCAACCACCTTTGACGCTT
Proteins encoded in this region:
- a CDS encoding glycosyltransferase, with the translated sequence MKAKPSPWRLALFLATSGHSGVDRIMKNFIAELAKRPVTVDLLHVQGHGPYLEAVPANVRVVALGTRHVQSSLLKLVHYLRSDNPDAFLCDKDRVNRTALIASAMAGYQGRLVVRLGTTVSKNLEGRGFVHRLLQYWSIRHLYTRAYAVAVPSQGAAEDLHTIASFPQGFVRVLPSPVVSDTIHALSREPIDHPWFASNAAPVILGAGELCERKDFATLLRAFAALSRHTDSRLVILGKGKKRRALEKLAHDLGIADRVWFPGFVDNPYAYMAKARLFVLSSTCEGLPVVLMEALALGTPVVSTDCPSGPREILDHGRYGPLVPVKSPVQLAQAMARVLAHPPSKETLMGAVARYHIQSATDAYLQLLGYSGSLSI